From a region of the Fischerella sp. JS2 genome:
- the rbfA gene encoding 30S ribosome-binding factor RbfA: MATSRRVSRVAELIKREVSQMLLNGIKDDRVGTGMVSVTDVDVSGDLQHAKIYVSIYGTEEAKAETMAGLKSATGYVRSELGARVRLRRTPEVVFIEDRSIERGSKVLSLLNQLELQRKPEIVAENGENNEEEV; the protein is encoded by the coding sequence ATGGCTACAAGTCGCCGCGTTTCCCGCGTTGCTGAATTAATTAAACGGGAAGTTAGCCAAATGCTACTCAACGGCATAAAGGATGACCGTGTGGGTACGGGAATGGTAAGCGTTACTGATGTTGATGTTTCTGGCGATTTGCAACACGCCAAAATATATGTGTCAATTTACGGCACAGAAGAAGCCAAAGCAGAAACAATGGCAGGCTTAAAATCGGCGACAGGTTATGTCCGTAGCGAACTGGGCGCACGAGTGCGGCTGCGTCGCACACCAGAGGTGGTGTTTATCGAAGACCGTTCCATAGAACGTGGTAGTAAGGTGCTGTCGCTATTGAACCAACTCGAACTTCAACGTAAGCCAGAAATTGTGGCAGAGAATGGAGAAAATAACGAAGAAGAAGTCTAA
- a CDS encoding DUF4327 family protein, with translation MSVNTVPSISYYSLDVIQDEARRLVQKGVVSRQQPIYTLCQYIPAREWVCIECELEKCDFLLRDRIGDLIGREEWEND, from the coding sequence ATGAGTGTGAATACGGTGCCCTCTATCAGCTACTACTCTTTGGACGTGATTCAAGACGAAGCACGGCGACTTGTGCAGAAGGGAGTGGTTAGCAGACAGCAACCAATATATACTCTCTGCCAATACATCCCAGCTCGTGAGTGGGTATGTATCGAATGTGAATTAGAAAAATGCGACTTCCTGTTACGCGATCGCATCGGCGATCTTATTGGTCGGGAAGAATGGGAAAACGACTAA
- a CDS encoding cation diffusion facilitator family transporter: MSLDNRATVKKVLIITLLLNIFVMLLKAVVGKLTGSLSLLADALHSVTDSANNILGLIASRFSSPQPDREHPYGHLKFEAVGALGIAAFLGIACFEILQGAVERILNGGEPVRISAPQLWLLLVVLGVNIFVTFYERHVGVKVGSPILIADAKHTMSDVWVTISVIGGLIGVWLGYQWLDVVLAFPVALLVFWSGWTVLRENLPWLVDQIAIAPEVIHAIALSVPGVINCHDIASRGVVGRQVFMEMHLIVDAEDVETAHRITEEVERRLEERFRPVRIIIHVEPPEYHSERISFGSN, from the coding sequence ATGTCTTTAGATAACCGTGCCACAGTTAAAAAGGTTTTAATCATCACTTTATTGCTAAATATCTTCGTGATGCTATTAAAAGCAGTTGTAGGCAAGTTAACAGGTTCTTTGAGTTTGTTAGCTGATGCCTTACATAGCGTAACCGATAGCGCTAACAATATTTTGGGATTGATTGCGAGCCGATTTTCTTCGCCTCAGCCTGACCGGGAACATCCTTATGGACATCTAAAATTTGAAGCAGTTGGTGCTTTGGGAATTGCGGCGTTTTTGGGTATAGCCTGTTTTGAAATTCTCCAAGGTGCTGTTGAACGCATTCTCAATGGTGGTGAACCAGTGAGAATATCAGCACCACAATTGTGGTTATTACTAGTTGTATTGGGTGTGAATATTTTCGTCACCTTTTACGAACGTCACGTAGGTGTAAAAGTCGGCAGTCCAATTTTGATCGCCGATGCTAAACATACGATGAGTGACGTTTGGGTAACTATTTCCGTGATTGGCGGTTTGATTGGTGTATGGTTGGGCTATCAGTGGTTAGATGTGGTGCTGGCTTTCCCTGTAGCTTTATTGGTATTTTGGAGTGGCTGGACAGTTTTAAGAGAAAATTTACCTTGGCTTGTAGACCAAATTGCGATCGCACCAGAAGTGATTCATGCGATCGCCCTTTCTGTCCCTGGAGTTATAAACTGTCATGACATAGCCTCTCGGGGTGTTGTTGGTCGCCAAGTCTTTATGGAAATGCACTTAATAGTTGATGCTGAAGATGTGGAAACAGCGCATCGCATCACTGAAGAGGTAGAAAGGCGATTAGAAGAACGCTTTCGTCCAGTACGGATTATAATTCATGTCGAACCACCGGAGTATCACTCAGAGCGGATTAGCTTCGGATCTAACTAA
- a CDS encoding nuclear transport factor 2 family protein yields the protein MNASAESSINLDIPTIIHQAKDAWVTLNGDALAQLFTLDGELIVPGHRWQGPAQISKAVSLVAQQSQDIKIDIERMIISGEQAVIEWRYQETEKATNHRKTTEDAIVVDFRDGRIRRWREYFDTETPSSQV from the coding sequence ATGAATGCATCAGCTGAATCATCGATCAACCTAGATATTCCAACTATAATTCACCAAGCCAAAGATGCTTGGGTTACTCTTAATGGTGATGCTTTAGCACAATTATTTACACTGGATGGTGAACTTATTGTACCTGGTCATAGGTGGCAGGGACCAGCACAAATCAGTAAAGCGGTTTCCCTTGTTGCTCAACAATCGCAAGATATCAAGATTGATATTGAACGGATGATTATCTCTGGCGAACAAGCGGTCATTGAATGGCGTTACCAAGAAACAGAAAAAGCAACTAACCATCGCAAAACAACTGAAGATGCAATTGTAGTAGATTTTCGAGATGGTCGGATCAGGCGTTGGCGAGAATATTTTGATACTGAAACACCATCATCTCAAGTGTAA
- a CDS encoding response regulator translates to MRDNSLFSNIEGDTSSSLPLARLKILVVDDDSRFYISTVLEADGASVTTVASAAEALEVLPQLQPDVLICDIAMPDEDGYSLIRKIRSLQAEKARNVPAIALTAYADSEDRMRALEAGFQTHVAKPVDPDNLVAAVADVLVSCKTKNLNL, encoded by the coding sequence ATGAGAGATAATTCTCTTTTTTCCAATATCGAAGGAGATACTTCGTCTTCTCTCCCTCTTGCTAGACTAAAAATCCTCGTAGTAGATGACGATAGCCGCTTTTATATTTCTACCGTATTGGAAGCAGACGGAGCCAGCGTTACTACAGTCGCGTCAGCAGCAGAAGCTTTAGAAGTGTTACCACAGTTACAACCTGATGTTTTAATTTGTGATATCGCAATGCCTGATGAGGATGGCTATTCCTTGATCCGCAAGATACGCAGCTTGCAAGCAGAAAAAGCAAGAAATGTACCAGCGATCGCATTAACAGCCTACGCGGACAGCGAAGATCGGATGCGCGCACTAGAAGCCGGCTTTCAAACTCATGTAGCTAAACCTGTAGATCCGGATAATTTGGTTGCAGCCGTTGCAGATGTGTTAGTTTCTTGTAAAACTAAAAACCTTAATCTATAA
- a CDS encoding ATP-binding protein, with the protein MVFPFQVDLTNCDREPIHIPGCIQTHGVILALQEPDLTILQVSNNTIAFFGLHPEELINQPLSILLEPEQIEFLNDCLKQEDIQIVNPIEININISQACNFFDAIIHRQNKLLVLELEPQISDKNNIYFRFYYLVKLAVGKLQSAKFVTEVSQIIAQEVRRITGFDRVMVYKFDQNWNGIVIAEDKQECLPSYLDLHYPASDIPKQARELYRQNWLRIIPDVNYQPIAIVPTINPLTKKPLDLSKSVLRSVSPIHIEYMHNMGVKASMSISLFKNNQLWGLIACHHQTPKYIPYEIRNACEFLGQVTSLELVTKEDNEDSEAKIQTKSTLVKLVEYMSVEKNFIDGLIHKQPNLLHLVHAHGATICLNNELYLIGNTPEEQDIQKLLVWINKNVEKDIFYTDSLSKIYPESEKYKSIASGLIVISISKHQNKYVLWFRPEVIQTVNWGGNPNKPVEVSKNGSLRLSPRKSFELWKEVVRLTSLPWKAYEINAALELRSAIISMVVRKADELAKLNVELERSNKELDAFAYIASHDLKEPLRGIHNYSNFLIEDYGEIVDEEGKNKLRTLIRLTKRMEDLIDSLLHFSRLGRTDMSMQQTDLNAVVHRILDLLSARIEETGVKIRIPKPLPIVYCDRIQIGEVFSNLITNAIKYNDKAEKWVEIGYIENSEPLTFYIRDNGIGMREKHLEVIFRIFKRLHSPSKYGGGTGAGLTIAKKIVERHEGQIWVESTYGEGSTFYFTLQKQNEV; encoded by the coding sequence ATGGTATTTCCATTTCAGGTTGATTTAACAAACTGTGACAGAGAGCCGATTCATATTCCTGGTTGTATTCAAACACACGGAGTTATTTTAGCATTACAAGAGCCTGATTTAACTATACTACAAGTTAGTAATAACACAATCGCCTTTTTTGGCTTACATCCTGAGGAATTGATCAATCAACCTTTAAGTATATTACTTGAACCTGAACAAATAGAATTTTTGAATGATTGTTTAAAGCAGGAAGATATACAAATAGTTAATCCCATTGAGATAAATATAAATATATCTCAAGCATGTAATTTTTTTGATGCGATTATTCATCGTCAAAACAAATTATTAGTATTAGAATTAGAACCTCAGATCTCTGATAAAAATAATATTTATTTTAGATTTTATTATTTGGTAAAACTAGCAGTTGGCAAACTACAGTCAGCAAAATTTGTTACTGAAGTTAGTCAGATAATTGCTCAAGAAGTGAGAAGAATCACTGGGTTTGATAGAGTAATGGTCTATAAATTTGATCAGAATTGGAACGGTATAGTTATTGCAGAAGATAAGCAAGAGTGCCTCCCTTCTTATCTAGATTTACATTATCCTGCTTCAGATATTCCCAAACAAGCTAGAGAACTCTACAGACAAAATTGGTTAAGGATTATTCCTGACGTTAATTATCAGCCTATTGCCATTGTCCCTACTATTAATCCCTTAACAAAGAAGCCTTTAGATTTAAGCAAATCAGTCTTACGCAGTGTCTCACCCATACATATTGAATATATGCATAACATGGGTGTGAAAGCGTCAATGTCGATTTCGTTGTTTAAAAATAATCAACTTTGGGGACTTATCGCTTGCCATCATCAAACACCAAAGTATATTCCTTATGAAATTCGTAACGCTTGTGAATTTTTGGGACAAGTAACCTCTTTAGAATTAGTAACAAAAGAAGATAACGAAGACTCTGAAGCCAAAATCCAAACGAAATCTACTTTGGTAAAATTAGTCGAATATATGTCAGTGGAGAAAAATTTTATTGATGGATTAATTCACAAACAACCAAATTTACTTCATCTTGTTCATGCTCATGGTGCAACAATTTGTTTAAATAATGAATTGTATTTAATTGGCAATACTCCAGAAGAACAAGATATTCAAAAATTATTAGTTTGGATTAATAAAAATGTTGAAAAAGATATTTTTTATACTGATTCATTATCAAAAATTTATCCAGAATCAGAAAAATATAAAAGTATTGCCAGTGGTTTGATAGTAATTTCTATTTCTAAACATCAAAATAAATATGTTTTATGGTTTCGTCCAGAGGTAATACAAACAGTTAATTGGGGTGGGAATCCGAATAAACCTGTAGAAGTAAGTAAAAATGGTAGTTTGCGTCTCTCTCCACGTAAGTCATTTGAGTTATGGAAAGAAGTTGTCAGGCTGACATCTCTACCTTGGAAAGCTTATGAAATTAATGCTGCACTAGAATTACGCAGCGCCATTATAAGTATGGTAGTGCGGAAAGCAGACGAACTAGCAAAGCTGAATGTGGAATTGGAACGTAGTAATAAAGAGTTGGATGCTTTCGCCTATATTGCTTCCCACGATTTAAAAGAACCATTGCGTGGTATTCATAATTATTCAAATTTTTTAATTGAAGACTACGGTGAGATAGTAGACGAAGAAGGCAAAAATAAACTTAGGACTCTGATTCGTCTTACTAAGCGAATGGAGGATCTCATCGATTCACTACTACATTTTTCCCGCTTAGGAAGAACAGATATGTCGATGCAACAGACTGATTTGAATGCTGTTGTACATCGAATTTTAGATTTATTAAGCGCTCGCATTGAAGAGACAGGAGTAAAAATTCGTATACCTAAACCATTGCCAATAGTATATTGCGATCGCATTCAAATTGGCGAAGTTTTTAGTAACTTGATTACCAACGCCATCAAATATAACGATAAAGCCGAGAAATGGGTGGAAATTGGCTATATTGAAAATTCTGAGCCACTGACATTTTATATCCGAGATAATGGCATAGGTATGCGAGAAAAACACTTGGAAGTTATTTTCCGTATCTTCAAACGTCTACATAGTCCAAGTAAATATGGTGGTGGTACAGGTGCGGGACTAACCATTGCTAAAAAAATCGTAGAAAGACATGAAGGTCAAATCTGGGTAGAATCAACTTACGGTGAAGGTAGTACGTTTTATTTTACTTTACAAAAGCAAAATGAAGTATGA